The window tatatgccttctaaataatgctggtaaactattcgaacgagtaatctataacagattaattcaaattcccgaaaaggatggcggtctcgcgaaaaatcagttcggttttcgaaagaggaggcctacaacggatgcacttggcctagtagctaacacagctaagaccgcactttaCGAGggaaaatgttgtgcagtgattacacttaatGTGAAAAGTGCCTTCAAtttcgctagatggagcaagatacttcagtccctaatcaacttaggcatgGTGAATTACCTGGTGCGTATGGTTGCCGACTTCgcaatcgataggattctgtgctgcaaatcagatgaaggaatgaaattataccaaacgacatgcggagttccacaagggtctgtcctagcgccactcttgtggattgtTATGTATAACgtagtactgaccctagaccttcctactggtgtggcctccattgctttcgcggacgatattggtgtgacagttgttgcacgccttctcgaagatgTCGAACTTTATGGACATGAAgtagtctatgagattaaatcctggttagagaatgctggtctacagctcgcagaacataagacggaaatagtacttattaccaagtgcAGAAAGTGCACTTTCATGAAGATCAAgattggaacgcaaacaattcattccaagcatGCGCTTAAGTACTcaggcgtaatgattgaccagaggttaaacttcagattgcatgtagAGGGTAACCAAGCCAAATAACATCGGAGCGGTGGtggcgagaatgctaccagatataggtggcccaaggccgagccgtcgactccttattttgaAGGTGGTCAGTTTGggcctactgtatgcagccccagtatgggcagatgaaCTGAAAAATGCAACAAATAAGAGTAAGattagagctgcgtatcgcataagtgtactccgaacatgttgcgcttacagaacaatatccaatgaagcagcttgcgtgatagcaggtatggtcccgattgagattctagcgaaagaaatacaacgactttacgatggaACGTATCTCACCAGAGAATCTCCTATCcttcggcgacagttcgcacgagctgaaactttcGCAacaagtcatccgaaagaatgaacgcgagagaaacacgaatattaacatgagggcagaataaattctgatccagccccgcgacgtaataccaaataggagtcccgcggggagagtggaaggagaaggaggtggttttagtgggtaagagtcccatgTTTTTGGCCGTATTTACGAcaccgttcttcaggtgattgtgaggatcatttgttgatgtttaatcTCCAGCATCTCTGTTgagtgcggttattgcggcatgcatttccctcttatgggtgttgcggagggctatgcTGTAGATGGTTTTAGGGTTAGCGccaacctgattgtcagaagggattctcggtgttattgttattcgagcccgcagcgccatgccaacgagatagtgatgcgagtctatattggccccctatatgttctgagatgcatcaaggctaagaggtggcggcgttcgatcaacacgtggtcaatttcattgaaagtggtcccgtctggagagacccacgctTGTTCCTGGAccactttccgtgcaaaccaagtacttccaacaatcatttcgtgtgacactgctaattgaataactcgtagtccgttatcatttgtattttgatgtaagcttttGGGGATCAACGTATCACCTCAATACGGACTCCTTCCtatttggctgttgaaatcccaaaGTATGTTGAAATCGTACCTGGggcaagcttcgagggttcgttctactgcctcgtagaaggtatgttcctcccactctgcagtctgccctgtaggggcgtggatgttaatgacgcttatatttccaaatttgtctcggaagcgcagagtgcatggcCGTTcgcatgttttcaaaaccgataacagcaggtttcattttgtggCTAACCAAGAAaattactccgaacacatggtttactggatggccactataatatatggtgtagtggcgctTCTCgaggaaaccggtgcctgtccaacgcatctccagcaacgatgttacatcagccctatattgggacaaggtaccGACTATTTGCTTGGCATCTCTGTAcgggaagcgcacgttccatgaaaaaattcgcagatcgttattccgttgtcgttttagaatgcagcctgtccgaggctccttttgtggcttcgtataTTCGGTTTTCCAtctagggttatcagccctacccagcccccaacctgggAGACCAGTCGGtatagtttgtcccgtttttaggcgtcggagactcgccttcatccttctccgtccgtAGctgtcgttaagaaagagcttccagcggtcagcacgtggaggtggagatagggtttggtagtacagCTGTTGATGATGGTtcaacaggcatttcccaggtattatgctccatcgtgggtaccaatccacgtttcgccctgggacctatactaccctttgaacccAATTGACTGCAAATTATCGGGAGTACAAAGTAAGGGAAATTAACTCTGGGGACTGGTAAATTTGCAAGAATTATGCGGGACTCCATTGTATGAACCGGATACAAAGATAAGAAAAGTATCCGAGCAACTATACGCAATTCTGATCACGATCGACGAGGGGGATTGCGGAAAAAAACTAACTTCAGAACTGAATTGTTCATTCAAACTCAGAACGAATTCAAGCAGTTATTATTTTTCCGAGGAGTCATGTTCATCACGCAAAACTGTTAACACATGCACACATAATACGTTTTTGCCCACCTAAGTTTTCACACATTTCTCGAGATCAATTACCTCAACATCTGGCGTTAGAAAAATTAAAGTGGAACTCTGCGATCACTACATCTACACCAAACAAATAAAGCGTACTAGTCTTTAGTACTTTGAAGCGTTAAGTCTAAATCTGCCTGCCCTCGAGATGAACGTCATACAATACTTCGGGTAGGCGTATGACATtcaaatatagaaaaatatAACCTAAACGAAGatcacaagtcgggaaaccggaaacttgacgcttcagatataaaaggttttgtgtttccctatgcgaggagcataacgtagttctccattggcttatagcattgacccgagatattgaaatcgttcagttctgggcaggttactgccattgccagaattgagcgatttaaatatctcgagccaTATcgaggcaggttactgccattgtcagaactcagcgatttaaaaatctcgagtcaacgctatcagccaatggagaactgcgtaatgaaattgtttcacgcattaatgcaacctggatgaagtggcattccccaactggtgttctttgtgatcaacgtatcagtgcacgtcccaaatctaaaatttactgcaatgtcgtccgtctgccactctatagttctgagtgttggccgactataaaggacaatgaacggcgtcttgcggtaatggggacgaagatgttgcattgcactggtggcgtgacacgttttgattacgtctgaaatgagaatatccgcgatcgatatgggtttgcatcgatcgtggaaaaacagcaagagaggcgttttcgatggtgtggtcacgtaattcgcgctaacgagaattcaacaaccagtattgatcacaacatcgaaagcaatggtgagcaaccaaaaagccggcccaaacaatggtggcttgatacgctggatggggatttaaaggtctcgtgattacatcccgatcaggcatttgataaaataaaatgacgaaaccgatcatcacgagccgaccgcgcttgtgaacagaaggctgaagaaaaagatgtgaggagcgacgagtgcacgacagctccgtgtaatatagctaaaaactccattgccctctattttctagaaagcgatttaaataaatcatttgatggaaagccctgtgttgataatagtcaacctcatacgcttcacgccctcaggttaatattattagcgaatgaaaacaatttaaccaacatcaaatataaaaaagggctagggagaattagattcttcttgaatggaattttgatatttcagTCGAATTTcaactattctcgttaattatgacgtcagtatcttatttgtatggcttagaatgctgttaattagcacgaaattgataagtttgaattgctataacttttccactaatagttggattttcatgaaacctggcatgtgtatgcacgaggctgtcctctatgtcggtgcaaaatttagtacacttaggatgaacttaaggggagttttttagtctatttctaaaagttgataaaagactattagtaaattttttgagcagataccggaatgggacatctctcgaagattagatttcacataagtgttttacaaaaaaccttaaaaagggctgcagataaatagattcttcataaatgtgactttaatattccacgcgaatgtcaattattccgggtaattatgacgtcaacatctgatttgcatggctttggaagcagtaaactcgcgcgaaattgctaagtttgaactgctataactttggcgttaattggctgatttccatgaaatttagcgcatatatacgaaatattgtcccctatgctggtacaaaattcggaagtcctaggatgaatttaagggggttttttcagtaaatttctaaacagtagtaacatactattagtaagtttatttgagcagatatcggaatgggacatattttgaggcctagatttcatctaggtgcaccactctgattttttttcggatttttaggttgggtagtttccgaaaatgagtcctgtctcacttcgtacattttgactccttactcacacactttgcaatttatgccaaaactaaggtcagtttcggaaagtacaaatcgaggcctttcatttgataccctaggcaactatatccggtgaaaaaaatttttgaatccctcttttgcatgtatggggagcccccctttaaactccacctaaatttatgccactctctGTATgcctgggatttcatagttcccatctgtccaccaaatttcgttcggatcgattaagccgttttggagaaacatgcgtgtgacagacagacagacagacattgaatcgattttaataaggttttgttttacacaaaaccttaaaaatcgaaaGGTGCAGATTCACCAGAATGATTAACAAACGCAACTTCTGATATAACCTGTGTAAAAAATTCAAAGTGGTTGTAATAATGTAAGAGTCCTCCTCAATTGACGTTAAATTAACACGAATATAGTCTTGGAAATGTCCTGATATTTCTGATAAGGCCTTCGTCGAGATTTGCTCTTCTATTTTAAATATGCTATCCAGGAATGTCTGCCAAGAGGCATTTTATTAGTTACTTTCAAATCTCAGCTTCTAAATCATTGGTAGAGTACTAACCTGAAAAAGACTTCCCGCAAATAACATTTCCAGAGAATTGAGAACATTCATAAGCCCACTGATTGCATATTCGGTGTACGGGTGGTTGAATCGATCCTTATTCCGACTTATTGAGTAGATTGCCTTCTTGTATGTTTGCCAGAAACTTTGGAGCCTGGAACTGACCAAAATTTCATCGAAAACAATCAATTGCAGGATGGTTTCACTAAGCCGATTAAAAACTTCCTGTGGGAATAATAAACTATTAAATTCCTCTAATGATTTGCAATTGGACACCTACCTGAAATTGCATTGCCAGCTGTAAGTCCAGTCTATTATCTATTGCACGGTAGGCAAACAGAGCCCCCAACTGTTGGAGAATCGTACTTGCAACAGTTATGCATCTTTGCGACAAGTACTGGACAGAATAAAGTAACTCCAACAAATCGCCCATTCCATTTAAGCACTCTTCTCCTTGCTCCTCGTACGCACATAGGTGTTCATCAAAGTAAAGTAGCTTAAATTGATGCTGCCGCGCTGCAGTTTTAAGTTTTGTTCCCTCATCGCACAATTGTGAGAATGTTGCCAGAACTTTGTTGAGTGTTTTATTATCTGAATCAGCTAATCGAAATATTGAAATGCATTCACTGGGCGGTGTGTAAGATATGGTTATTGCTGGAATCTCTGCGGAACTTTCAATTTGTACTTTATCcaaatttgaatggaaattttccGCGTGACCGTTAGTTAAGCCGTTCAGAAGCGATGTTAGCCTACTATCATAGTTATCGAGGAAACTGCCGAAGGACTTTAGTTGTGTTTCACCGGATGTCACTATAAATGAAACCAAACCAGTAAGTAATGATAGACGGGATCTTTGCTCCATTCTCTACCTTGAGCATCTTGATCTAAACTTTGCGTTAACATTTTTTACCCAACCGCCCCAACACACAGATTttagaaataattgaaattcgcctTGCCGGACTGTTACACTACGCCAAAATAACGGACCAAAACATACTAACCTATTCGTTTCTGTAGAGCTTTTCAAGTGTCATCGCGAGCCGCCAGGAGACATTCGTCGTACCAAACTAAAGGCCTAAACACAACAGCGAACTGACTGCGTGCGTGCGGAGTGAAAGAGCTCTCAAATGAAGTTCAGTCCACGGACTTCTATTAAGCAATAGACAAGTCCGATACGCAATACGGGGAGATTATAGTTTCCGTGGCCCCGCGATTTGATGATGGATCTGGTACAATGGCCCAAAATAAGACTAAACTAAAACGTAAAAATTTTCGATATCTCCCTGCGTTTTTGAAATATCAAAGGTTGAAGGTTTCCAACTGGCCCCTAGTGAAAACATGTAGTTCGCTACGGTTCCGGTAGCCACGGGTTGTGATGATCGATTTtcgtaaaatgaaaaaaaaattaaacgaaaataaaatgtttcgacATCTCGGTTAGCTTTCGGAatattgaaaacttttcaatatctcACTTAGACTTAGTCAAATTGACTCTCTCAAATTGAATTTCAGTTCATTCACTgccattttattattcaatttcaattaaacaaacaacttaataaattcttttgttaaaaatatagcTTACAAATCTTGAAGGTGGCTAtgatttcattgaaaatccCGCTCATTCCTATTcattttcgtgcgaatttactgtaCACCCACAACATCATAGTATATAAGTATCACTTTCTAAGAAGTAGCCCCACAACTCAAGGAAACTTTTTATAGCGGACGcacccagcttctggtttcctcaCAACTTTTAGACAAATTTGGCTATAAAAGAATATTTATTGCTCTTTTATGCTCGAAATGCACCACGAGAATGATGGCGGATCCATCTCATTCAATTTGAGGCCATCCTGCAAATTTCCGCCTATCACCGCTCGAAAAGCTGCTTTATATCAAGTAGCAATAGCTGTAGTAATCAACTATTGTATTTTGGCTAAGCTCGGAGCTACCTCGATGATGACGTAAAGATAGCAGATGTATATAGGCATCTGTAACCTGCATCTTGGTggcgaaaaaaattgttattgtAGCCAGGTCACGTACTTTAATGCGTCAAGAAATGCCTTTGAAAAACGTGCCGATGGCCTGGTTTAGTACTTTGTGGCATCAAATAGAACCCTTTTTCTTCGATCCTTTAGATGAACATCTCCATACCCATTTAAATTTCAATAGTTGATTACTACAACTATTATCGAGAAATAGCTGAAGTATCCGCTTCGCACAGTAACATGGTACTAGGTGGCGAAAGTAAAACGGTCCGGGCAAATGAGTATAACCGTGCTGGGTTTATATTGTAAGGACGGTAAGtttattttggtttatttttgagAGTAAACTTGAAAAAACAAGCTGGAACTATGGTCATACATCCAGAAATGTGAGGATTCTTCAACATCGAGGATATGCACCGGCAGCGCAAAACAGTACGAAGGCATTGAATAAATGTTCAGCCTTAGTACTGTTCATTTGTGAACAAATCACAGCAAAGATGAATAGGTTGAAGAATCTAATCCAATCAATAATACCAATTATTTAGAGAACCAAAAAAGacctttgaaaaatttaatcaaatgTCCAAGGTCATCCCGCTTCTTATACCAATGTAAGTTAACGACACGATTCATCAGCACTAGAGGCAACGACACGGTCGGCAGCAAGAAAACAGATCATTGACAAATAATCAATCAGCAGGTCATCGACAGGTGCAAATGCATTTACCGCGCATTCGATTGAGCGCCGCATCAGCACTTTTGGAATATATATTTAATGTTCGATTAAGCAAACAGTTCAGTTATTTATTTCCcataattaatattaataataatattgtaaatAAAGACGCAAGGCTTTTCttcgcatttttttaaaaagaacgattggtttttattaatttaactgGCGCCCGAGCAAGGACCGCTTTTCGCGACACCGCATAAAGTAGTATCGTTAAGTATCGCGTAAAAGGATACTGGTCGAGCAAAAATCTTTTAAAAGCTCGTTacaggggtcatcccgtgtgttggatacgcgcaatcgaatttttttggcctcaattgtatctagatatagtgtataaTATATGTGTAAAGtgactttttgatattcggagtcattcggaaattatagtattaaacacgtgataagtctcataccagatttatgtcgatcgccgtaataaagcgaatgattttcgaatgacttcgctaaaaggacaagaattgaaaccaaggctatggatgtgtttcttgaagaacctAAAGgtctatggactaggtataacagattaagggccagttaaggttttatggctaaaaatcgcattctactttttaaatgcgtttttctcgaaactgcatattgaaaatctgctcccaccatagcccaaaatctatcaaacgaattctttgaaattttcacgacatattcagaacatatttctacggtccgcaaactaggataattgcgattgattcagtattttttttttattcattggagAAACCATgataaaacaccaaaattcacaaaagaaagTTTAACACGCCACCAAAAGTTTAgctcttaatattttttaataatcctagttttcggagtgtagttaagtctgtacgttaaaatgccatttactgtttttctttaagatgatcgcaacgctctctagcgtggcagcagaaaaacacctttttttggagatgggtgtataaattgctctgtatttcaataacgaactaagcgatcgagctggaaaacttactatgCACGTTCAAGGTATTAGCAAAGCTATGGTGAGATTTCGTATTTGtattatctttatccagttcttcacaaaaaatgtctaaaaaaaggcaaaaaaaacggccttcacacgggatgacccccttaagttacttCTTGAGACTCGGAAGTGATCCAATATACCTCCGAAAAACGGGAAAAAGTGAAGTTTCTTCGCGAAAACAAGTACCGCCATCATAACGAGAATTAATTAATCGCACAATAACCAAGCCGGCAACAGTGGTGTTTCTTGAGGGAACTAGGGTCCCTAGTAGCCTAGGTAAACGGGTGTTAATTTCACTAACAGCCGCCCTCAGTTCGAAGGAAGCGGTTCACCCGCAGACCGTGGGATATATAACAAGAGGGGCCATAAGTATCTGCAGGGAATCCAGGAAGCAGGATGAAAATTCATTATTATTTCGATTATTTAGAAATTAAATTATCTTCAATTTGCAACATTAATATTCATAACTTGCAAAATCAAATATTACAACAAACAAGAATTAGTGATGAAATTTAACTTTAATTGGTTTAAGtattgtattaggttgttgcgaATGAAATGGTCGttatggtactaaaatttgaaacgaatgtaaagcttacaaaaatttatttattta of the Hermetia illucens chromosome 7, iHerIll2.2.curated.20191125, whole genome shotgun sequence genome contains:
- the LOC119660819 gene encoding WASH complex subunit 4-like isoform X4, whose product is MLTQSLDQDAQVTSGETQLKSFGSFLDNYDSRLTSLLNGLTNGHAENFHSNLDKVQIESSAEIPAITISYTPPSECISIFRLADSDNKTLNKVLATFSQLCDEGTKLKTAARQHQFKLLYFDEHLCAYEEQGEECLNGMGDLLELLYSVQYLSQRCITVASTILQQLGALFAYRAIDNRLDLQLAMQFQEVFNRLSETILQLIVFDEILVSSRLQSFWQTYKKAIYSISRNKDRFNHPYTEYAISGLMNVLNSLEMLFAGSLFQI
- the LOC119660819 gene encoding WASH complex subunit 4-like isoform X3, which codes for MLTQSLDQDAQVTSGETQLKSFGSFLDNYDSRLTSLLNGLTNGHAENFHSNLDKVQIESSAEIPAITISYTPPSECISIFRLADSDNKTLNKVLATFSQLCDEGTKLKTAARQHQFKLLYFDEHLCAYEEQGEECLNGMGDLLELLYSVQYLSQRCITVASTILQQLGALFAYRAIDNRLDLQLAMQFQEVFNRLSETILQLIVFDEILVSSRLQSFWQTYKKAIYSISRNKDRFNHPYTEYAISGLMNVLNSLEMLFAGSLFQITCYDMG
- the LOC119660819 gene encoding WASH complex subunit 4-like isoform X2: MLTQSLDQDAQVTSGETQLKSFGSFLDNYDSRLTSLLNGLTNGHAENFHSNLDKVQIESSAEIPAITISYTPPSECISIFRLADSDNKTLNKVLATFSQLCDEGTKLKTAARQHQFKLLYFDEHLCAYEEQGEECLNGMGDLLELLYSVQYLSQRCITVASTILQQLGALFAYRAIDNRLDLQLAMQFQEVFNRLSETILQLIVFDEILVSSRLQSFWQTYKKAIYSISRNKDRFNHPYTEYAISGLMNVLNSLEMLFAGSLFQFVYIMSIE
- the LOC119660819 gene encoding WASH complex subunit 4-like isoform X1, which codes for MLTQSLDQDAQVTSGETQLKSFGSFLDNYDSRLTSLLNGLTNGHAENFHSNLDKVQIESSAEIPAITISYTPPSECISIFRLADSDNKTLNKVLATFSQLCDEGTKLKTAARQHQFKLLYFDEHLCAYEEQGEECLNGMGDLLELLYSVQYLSQRCITVASTILQQLGALFAYRAIDNRLDLQLAMQFQEVFNRLSETILQLIVFDEILVSSRLQSFWQTYKKAIYSISRNKDRFNHPYTEYAISGLMNVLNSLEMLFAGSLFQTFLDSIFKIEEQISTKALSEISGHFQDYIRVNLTSIEEDSYIITTTLNFLHRLYQKLRLLIILVNLHLSIFKVLCKTKPY